GCACGTCGATGTTCAGGGTGGTGCCGGCGCGGAAGGTGTCACTCCAGGTGAGAGTGTTGATGGGGATCTTCGAGCTGTAGGCGTCGTCGTCCAGGTAATCGCGCAATCCGACGTCGTGGCCGTTGACCATGAGGCGGGTGGCCTGGGCGGCGCCGACGACAACTTCGGCGTGGCCGATCGACCAGTCCGTTTTCACGGTGATGGTCCACAGCCCGTCCTGGTTGATGATCATGCCGTTGCCGGAGGTGATCTGGTACGGGTCGTCATGCGCCCGCAGCGCTGCCCGGGTCCAGGTGTTGGCCGGGACCTGCTGGTCGTAGGAGGCCGATCGGACGTAGGGCAGGTGCAGGCCGCGCGCCTGGTACTGCAACCGGGCCGCGACGGTCTGGTGGTCCTTGGCGCCGACCTGCGGGGGCTTGCGCACGTCACCGCGCGGAGGCGTGGTGGTGCCGCCGCCGGAACCGCCGCCGGGCGTGGTCGTGCCGCCGCTGGGCGGGTCGTAGCGGGTGCAGTCCCGCACCCAGGCGTCCACGTCGGGCCGGCGCAGCTCCAGACCGTTGGAGGTACGCGCCTTGATTCGTCCTAGCAGCTCGGACATGGCCGACGACGAGGTCCCGGTGATCCACGAGGAGATGCGGTCGGGGCTGCCGGACAAGTGGTTGTCCTGACCGTAGGGCAGGGGTGTGTTGACGACGGGCATCAGCTGGTCCTGACGATGTGGGGGAAACGCTCGGCCCACTGGGGCCAGTGGGTGTACAGGGCGTCGGTGACGGCCGCCGGGTCGAAGTTGTGTTTGACCGGACCGGAGTCCTCCAGCACCTGAATAATCCGCTCGACGTCGGCGGACGGGGCGCTGCTGATCCAGTCGACGACCGCTTGCAGCGTGAACGGCGTGCTGCCGGGGTCGTTGCGGGCGATCTGCGGCGTCAGGCCCAGGGTGCGCTGCAGGCCCGTGGTGAGCTCGTCCTGGACGGTGTTGAAGTGGTCGGCGAGCACGACCGTGGTGTAGTCGAACTTGGTCGACCACTCCCGCAGCTCGGCCGGATACAGGGCGCTCATCAGGCGGCCCCGGTGATGTGCAGCAGGCGGCCGTCCTGCTGTACCTGCTTGACGTAGCGCACCAGGTAGGCGCGCAGCACCACGTTGGCCAGCAGCGTGTGCTCGGGCGCTTCCAGGTCGGTGCGTACCTGCACAGTGACCTTGGTCCCCTTCTCCCACACTTCGGGCCAGGTGATGTGGTTGTGCAGGGCGAAGGAGTTGCGGGCGTCCTCGCCGGTGAAGTCGCCCATGCCGACGTCGATTCCGTTGAACAGCACCCGCAGCTTGCGCCGGGCCTTTTTCTGCAGGCTGTAGCCGGTGGCCTTGTATTCGGCGCGGGCCTCGATCATCCACAGGCCTGTTTCGTTGAGGGTGAGGACCCCGGCGTCGTCGGACATGACGAACGGATCGGACTTCGCCACCAGCGCCACCGGATTCCAGGCGTTAGCCACCAGCGGCACACCCAACGCCATGCCGCGATAAAACGGCAGGTCAGAGCCTCGGGCGTGTTCCGTCATGCGCTGTTCGACGGTGCCGTACTCGCGCAGGAGGCCGCCGGGGTTGTTGCGGGCGATGTGCGGGTTAACGCCGACCGTGGTCTGGGTGGCGCCGATCTCCTCCTGCATCGTGTTCATGTGCTCGGCCCACACGATGTTGCGCCAGCCGAGTTTGGTTGAGTAGGTGCGGATTCCTTCGGGGTAGGAGGCGGGCATGGGGCGGCTCCTATACCGGGGTGATGACGCCGCCGGTCGTGGCCAACTTCACCACACCCAGGACGGGCATCTCGTAGTCCTTCATCACCGCGTCGTCGGCGCCGGCCTGGGGGGCGTCGCTGCGCGCCATGACGGGGATGTTGATGTTGATCACACCCGGCAGTGAGGCCAGGGTGGTGTAGATCTTGCTCAGGGTGACGCGCGTACCGAACGTCATGTCCGCGGCTTTGAACAAGGCGGCCAGCTGGGTCTGCACGGCCGCCTTGACCTGCGTGTCGCGCCAACCGGGGGCGACGAAGATCCGAAGCGGGTTGATGTCGGTCCCGAAATTCACCGGGACGAACGTGGGTGAGCTGACCGACACGGCGACGCCGGACAGCGCCGCGGCCTTCAGCCGGGCCTGCACCGCGTCCAGCAGCGTGGTGTTCGGGGTGGAGCGGTCCGGGCCGGCCAAGAACACCGTGACCGAGCTCGTACGCGCGGAGACCGCCTTGGCGGCCGAGACGCCGGGCACCTCCAGGGCGAGGCGGGAGAAATCCAGCAGGGTGACGCAGCGCCGTTGGGCGGCGAAAGCGTGGGGTGCGTTGCGGCGGATCTCGTCGTTGTCCTCGGGGTCGGAGCCGCCGAGCGTCGCCGTCGACAGGGGCTTGCTGGCCGCGTCCAGGGCGACCAGAACACCGGTCACCGTGTTGGAAACCAGCTGGCCGATCTTCCCGGCCGGGAGGTTGCCGGCCCTGCCGACACCAACCCGATACGACAGGAAGATCTTCGCGCCGAGCTCGGGCACGTAGCCGTTGATCCCGTTTCCGAAGATCACCGAAGTGGTTCCGTCGGCGCGCAGCCGGACCAGAAACACCCGGTCCTGCGGGGCTGCGTCGACCGCGCGGTTGACCCGTACCCACTCGATGTCGGCGTGCGGGGCCTGGACCCACACGCGGACGCTTCCCTCGATGACGCCCTGGTGAGGGATGCGCACCGACAGGCCGGCGCGGCCGGTGCCCTCGCCGGCCTCGTAGCGGTTGACGGTCTGGCCCTGGGTGATCGCCGCGTTGATTGTTCCGCCGGCGGCCGGGACCACCACGTCGCTGTCGGTCTCGAAAACGATCGGGGCGTCCAGGTCCTCGATGTAGTCGGTCAGCAGCGTCGTACCCTTGGGTACGGTGATCGCCGCGGTGGTGGTCGCGTCGGAGGTCAGGGTGACTGACCCTGTCGCCGCGATCGTGCCGTGGGTGATGTAGCCGATCTGCTCGGCC
This genomic stretch from Streptosporangium brasiliense harbors:
- a CDS encoding baseplate J/gp47 family protein, with the translated sequence MADETLAEIGYTVPEVSLDYTARDYDAVLAELVRRGRQVIPEWVANGEGDFVMMLAEIMASSTDLNNLYIDRVLGESVLATATQRASVLALAEQIGYITHGTIAATGSVTLTSDATTTAAITVPKGTTLLTDYIEDLDAPIVFETDSDVVVPAAGGTINAAITQGQTVNRYEAGEGTGRAGLSVRIPHQGVIEGSVRVWVQAPHADIEWVRVNRAVDAAPQDRVFLVRLRADGTTSVIFGNGINGYVPELGAKIFLSYRVGVGRAGNLPAGKIGQLVSNTVTGVLVALDAASKPLSTATLGGSDPEDNDEIRRNAPHAFAAQRRCVTLLDFSRLALEVPGVSAAKAVSARTSSVTVFLAGPDRSTPNTTLLDAVQARLKAAALSGVAVSVSSPTFVPVNFGTDINPLRIFVAPGWRDTQVKAAVQTQLAALFKAADMTFGTRVTLSKIYTTLASLPGVININIPVMARSDAPQAGADDAVMKDYEMPVLGVVKLATTGGVITPV